One segment of Marinobacter sediminum DNA contains the following:
- a CDS encoding ATP-binding protein, producing MSLSETFDWRVTPAAVWRRHRSGLRAIRRLDPVQWGDLTGIERQQQALARNTERFLCGEPSNNALLWGSRGTGKSSLIKALLNRYSDRGLRMIEVDKDDLVNLPEIVDDICDLSFRFVIFCDDLSFDVGESGYKALKSVLEGSLELPPENVRVYATSNRRHLMPEFMSDNLKSGVRDGELHPAEAIEEQVSLADRFGLQLSFYPFSQDVYLQAVDALFPEVADRDSLHREAIRFATGKGVRNGRTAQQFYRHVSGDGQLVK from the coding sequence GCCGCCGTCTGGCGTCGTCATCGCTCCGGGTTGAGAGCAATCCGTCGGTTAGATCCGGTGCAATGGGGCGACCTGACCGGTATCGAGCGCCAGCAACAGGCGCTGGCCCGGAATACCGAACGCTTTCTCTGTGGTGAGCCGTCCAACAATGCCCTGCTCTGGGGCTCCCGGGGCACTGGCAAGTCGTCGCTGATCAAGGCGTTGCTCAATCGCTACAGTGACCGTGGCTTGAGAATGATAGAGGTAGACAAAGACGATCTGGTGAACCTGCCGGAGATCGTCGACGATATCTGCGATCTTAGTTTTCGCTTTGTCATCTTCTGCGATGACCTTTCCTTCGATGTGGGCGAGTCGGGTTACAAGGCCCTGAAAAGTGTGCTCGAAGGTTCGCTGGAGCTGCCGCCGGAAAACGTAAGGGTCTATGCCACTTCTAACCGCCGCCACCTGATGCCGGAATTCATGTCCGACAACCTCAAGAGCGGAGTGCGGGACGGTGAGCTGCATCCAGCTGAAGCCATTGAAGAGCAGGTTTCCCTGGCTGACCGCTTTGGTCTGCAGTTGTCGTTTTACCCTTTTTCCCAGGATGTCTACCTGCAGGCGGTGGATGCCCTGTTCCCGGAAGTCGCGGACCGTGACAGCCTGCACCGTGAAGCGATCCGTTTCGCCACCGGCAAGGGCGTTCGCAATGGCCGCACCGCACAGCAGTTTTACCGGCATGTTTCCGGCGATGGTCAGCTTGTAAAG